Proteins encoded in a region of the Acidobacteriota bacterium genome:
- a CDS encoding vitamin K epoxide reductase family protein, whose product MPGLRKLPLAAGIVALVGLADSVYLSVKHFTAEPVPCSLVEGCEKVLTSPYAEVAGVPIAAAGALAYFAAFAFAVLAAYGDERMWKLFGGLATLMAGFSLWLIYLQAFVIGAFCQFCLISAGTSLTLFGIFIAAALTREKTSFE is encoded by the coding sequence ATGCCCGGGCTGCGGAAGCTTCCGCTAGCTGCGGGCATCGTCGCCCTCGTCGGGCTGGCAGATTCCGTCTATCTTTCGGTCAAGCACTTCACCGCCGAGCCTGTGCCGTGCAGCCTGGTCGAAGGCTGTGAAAAAGTGCTGACGAGCCCCTATGCCGAGGTCGCCGGAGTTCCGATCGCGGCGGCAGGTGCTCTTGCGTATTTCGCGGCGTTTGCATTCGCCGTTCTCGCGGCCTATGGCGACGAGCGGATGTGGAAGCTCTTCGGTGGGCTTGCGACACTGATGGCCGGCTTTTCGCTTTGGCTGATCTATCTGCAGGCTTTCGTCATCGGGGCATTTTGCCAGTTCTGTCTTATATCGGCGGGGACCTCACTAACGCTGTTCGGTATCTTTATCGCCGCGGCCCTTACCCGCGAAAAAACATCCTTCGAATAG